The genomic region CTGATTCTCAAGCTGCTGAATTTCGGGTTCATTTTCTTTGTGCCGGCTTTTGTTTCCATCTCAGGGATTGGGTCGCCAATGCAGTATGCAATAGTTGCCTTTGCAGGGCCTGGCATAAACCTTGTATTGTGGCTTATTTCGTATATTGTTGTGAAGTTTGACCTTGTCGATAAGAAGTACATGGAAATAGCAGTGCTTTCAAGAAAAATCAATTTATTCCTGTTCTTCTTCAACCTGATTCCAATCAGGCCTTTTGATGGCTACGGGGTTTTCTCTAACCTTTACGCGGCATTTGTAGGATAGTGCAGAGTTATAGACGGGAAAATTTTGGCAATAATAATCTTTAAATATAACATGCCAACTACATTATTAGTGCGACCGACAAAATGTTTCAAAATTTTGCATACGATTTCTCGTTTTGAGGCAAAGCAGTCAATTCCGATTTTTGACATCCAATTCATAAGTGCAGGCGGGGTAATGTAAAATGACAGCTGAAGAGCTATTGCGGAGCATTGCGAAAAAAACAGAGGAATCAGAATATTATACGCCTGTCCCTGACAATTACAGGCCAGGCAGGACAAAGTATATTGTGGTCACTGGCAGCGTGATGTCCGGCCTTGGAAAAGGCATCTTCTCGGCTTCGCTTGGAAAATTGCTGCAGGATTCCGGTTATGCGTGCTCGCCCATTAAATTTGACGGCTACCTGAATGTTGATGCCGGGACGCTTAACCCATACAGGCACGGCGAGGTTTTTGTGCTGGATGATGGCACAGAATCTGATATGGACCTTGGGACCTATGAAAGGTTCCTGGACAAGAACATCTCAAAGGACAATTATCTCACCGGCGGCAAAATTTTCAGCTCTGTATTGAGCAAGGAAAGGGGCGGAAAATACCTGGGTAGGGATGTGCAGTTCATCCCGCATGTCACAGGCGAGATTAAGGGTTTTCTCAGGGAATTGGCGCTTAAGACAAAGGCTGACATAATTTTGGTGGAAGTTGGAGGGACTGTCGGCGACATAGAGAACCAGTATTTCATTGAAGCCATGAGGCAGCTTGCCTATGAGGAGTCTCGGGAAAATGTCTGTTTTGTGAATGTCACTTATATCATAAAGCCGGAGTTTTTGGGAGAGCAGAAAAGCAAGCCGGCCCAAATGGGCATTAAGCAGTTGATGGAGCTTGGGATTCAGCCAGACATCATAGCCTGCAGGTCAACACAGCCTGTGACAACAAAGGTCAGGGAAAAAATAAGCGTGTATTCAAACGTGCCCTTAAGGAATGTCGTGAGCGTTCATGACAAGGACAGCATTTACACTGTCCCGAGCATGCTCAAAGAGGCGGAAATTGACAAGATTGTCTGTGAAAGGCTCGGCCTGAAGAATGGCAAAAAGCCAGAGAGCAAGGAATGGCAGGAATTTGTCAGGAATATAGTTGGCCCGAAGAAAACAATTGTAATAGGGATGACAGGGAAATACACGGGATTGAGGGATTCATATGCTTCCATCCTGCAATCATTGGAGCATGCCGGCGCAAAGCTAAAAACTGACATTAAGATAAAATGGATTGAGACAACTGATATTGAAAGCGGGAAACTGGATGTCAAGGATGCCATGGAAGGCGTGTCGGGGGTTATTGTGCCGGGCGGATTTGGCAAAAGAGGCACAGAAGGAAAGATAGCGTGCGTCAAATATCTGCGTGAAAATAAAATTCCTTACCTGGGCCTGTGTTTCGGATTCCAGATGGCACTTATAGAATTCGCAAGGGATGTGTGCGGGTTTAAGGATGCCAATTCAACAGAAATTGAGCCGGACTGCAGGCACAAGGTTATAGATATCCTTCCTGAGCAGAAGAAGATTGAAGGCTTGGGGGGGAACATGAGGCTGGGTGGCCGTGTCATTGAGGTTAAGAAAGGCACAATGGCGCACAGGCTTTATGGCAGCCTCAAAGTTAGGGAAAGGTTCAGGCATAGGTATGAATGCAATCCTGAGTATATTGAAGCATTTGAAAAAAAGGGGATTGTCTTTTCTGGAAAGGCGCCTGATTACCCGATAATGCAGATCATGGAATTGCCAGGCCATCCGTTCTTTCTTGGGACCCAATTCCATCCTGAATTCACTTCGAGGCCGCTGAGGCCCAATCCTTTGTATGTTGGGTTTGTTGAGGCAGCAATTAAGAAGAGCCAGATGAACAAGAAGTGAAGGCAAGACCGGCCTGGAGAGATATCAATCTAAGCATAGGCAGGAATGGCTGATGGAATTGGATCATAGTTAGGCTGCTTTTTCTTCTGCGATTCGCCATGCACTTTGTATCTAAAAAAACCTGCCAGGAAGGGCATCAGGAATTCTGGCTTCATAATTTGCAGCACGGAATTCGTAGCCAGTGGTGGATAGATAAAAGCATAGGCCTTTCCCAAAGAACGCGCATACCTACCCTTCAGCCTGTCATTATAATATTCAGAGAATATTCCCCTGCCATCCTGGCCAATTCTTTTAAAAAATGACTGAGGGGTATATTTTGCTGTAATGTAGTTGGTGAAATTTGCAGTGAGGTTGAACATAGGGAACAGCAAGGCTATGCGAAATGCCCGCTTTATCTTTCCATAAATGATGGTTACATCAATGGAGTGAACAAAATTCTGGAAATAGAACCTGGCCAATGTGCCCACGGCCAATCCTGCATAGGCAACGGAGCGCAGTTTCTTGCCTGTTGTTTTTTCTTTGTTTTTGCGGAGCCTCAGAATTTCCCCCCCTGTCATGCCTATTGACATTAGAGGTGGAAATATACCAGCGAAATTTACAGCAAGGGCAAGGCTTCCTGCATAAAGCAAGGTGCTTTTAGCAGCGTCAAGGAACCCCCTGACAATCCCTCCCACCAGCCTGTTCTCAAGAGGCCTAGTGATTTTGCCGTTCTCAGGGTCTGGCTCTGCCAGTTTATCATCAAGTGTCATATACCACTATGCAGTAATATAATATATAAAATATTGTCATAGTATTATAGTATGACAATCATAATATTTTAATACTTGAAAAAAGTCCGCAATGTCATGGCAGAGATATCATTGCAGGAGTTTGGCCTGAGCAGAAATGAGGAAAAAGTCTACCTAAGGCTGTTGGAGCACGGGGTGATTCCTGCTGGCAGGCTGATCAAGATAACAGGCCTCCATCGTGCAGCTGTCTATGACAACATTGACCTGCTTTCCGAAAAAGGCCTTGTTTCATATGTTATCAAGGCGAATAGAAAATACTTCTACGCTGAAAATCCCGCGCGCATGGCCGATATTGTGGAGAAGAAGAAAAAAGAGGCTGAGTCAATGGAATCCAGATTCAGGGAACTCTTGCCTGTTCTGGAGGCCAAGAGGCTGATTACAAAGTCCAAACAGGAGGCGACGATTTACGAGGGAAAAAAGGGGCTGAAATCAGTCTGCGAGGACCTGCTCAGGGCTGGAAAGGACATGCTGGTAATCGGGGCAACCGGCTTGTTTATTGGAATAATGGGCCCTTATGCCTGGAATTTCCACAGGAGAAGGGCAGAGGCAGGCATAAGGATGAAAATAATTTATAACGAGAAAGTTTTCGAGGAGAAAAAACTCCTGAAGATAAAAAATAGGGAAATGCGCTATCTGCCGTTGAGATATGAAACACCTGCAACAACCTGGATATTTGGTGACAATATTGCAATCATACTCTGGTACGAAACCCCGATTGCGTTTGTGATGAGGAGCAAGGAAGTGGCCGATTCCTACCGCAAGTTCTTTACAATATTATGGGAAGGGGCAAAAAAATAATTGGATTGCTTGCTCTTTTTTGCATCAGCCGTCTGAGACTGCCCATAAGAAGCTCAATATGCATGCTGGCCTGCCATATACATCGTCTTGTATTCCTTGAGCTGCTCTGGTCCAAATTTAATGCCTGAGAGCAGTATGGAAGCGATTTTTTCGCCGATATCATCGCTTGACTGGTGGCCTGATTCAACCTCAATGCCAGAGTCAATGCTGTTGGCTCCCTCGATGTAGCCGGGAGGCGCTGATTGCCCCAACTCCAAATGCGGGGATTTGGCCTTAAGTTCAACAGCATAATTGCCATTTGCTCCTGAAGGCAGTATGGTAGCCACATATTTTGTGGGGATTCCGAATTGGTGGAACTCGATTACGCCGGGCTGGGCGCTCACATTGTCTATTTCAATGAAATAGCCTGATTTTTCCCTTAATGCGTGGGCCACAATCGATGTTATGCCTTTGTTATTCTGTGCTGTTGCCATTTAAATCACCTTAAAATTGGGATTGTGAAAGTGCTAATATATTCTTCGTCTGAAAATTAACATAAAAGTTAACATTTAGTTATAAATAAAACAAATTAGTTATATTTATAAATAGCAAGGGATTTTCTGGTGCCATGAACACAGCTGAATTGACCGAGCAGTACATTGAAAGCCATAAATCAATAAAGGACTGCCTTAAGCATGGCATAATCAACTACTCATCCCTCTCAAGAAAAATATCCAGGGATTTGCGGATTGAGAAAAAATCCAGCAAGGATGCCATTCTCATTGCTGCCATCAGGTACACCAAAAAGGTTAAATCAGAGAAGATAAAGGAAGAGGAGATAAAATCCCTGCTGAGGGAAAGCGACCTTGAGATAAAGAACAGGATATCAGTATTTGTTCTTGAAAAAGGTGTTTACCTTGACAGTCTCATAGACCTTGAGAAAAAAGTCAGGAAAAATGATGATGTTTTTTTCTCCGTTGAGGGAACAAAGTCCATCACATTGGTCATATCTGAAAAATACGGGGACGAAGCCTCAAGGCAGTTCGGTGACAAGACCATAGCCCGCAGCTCAAGGAATGCAGTTGTCATAGTAAAAAGCCCGAAATCAATTGAAAAGGTAAGCGGTGTTTTGGGATATTTGGCCACCCTGTTCTCAGACAACAATGTCAATATCCTTGAGAGCCTCAGCTGCTGGACAGATACCCTGTTTATAGTAAGAGAGGACGATGTTGCCAAGGTTATGCAGTTTATGAAATTTGATTGAGCCTATGGTGCCCGCAGCTCTTTGTACCATGCCAGGGCATATTCTTGGGCTTGATGGAATTTCCCCTCGGTTAGCATAGACAGGTATTCATTAAATTTTAGGCCAGGATGCAGGTTGGTATGATATAACCCATCGATTTCCCATTGGCGGTACATCTTGGAATAATAGGGCATAATGATATCCTTCATGACTCCATGGCCGTGCTTGCGCTGGCTTTTTCTGGCCGACGAGACGAATAGAGGCAAGTCTATAAGACGATGCACAAATGATTCAAGGTCCTTCCTGGTTATTTTCTGCTCCATTTGAAAACCTTAGGGGGTAATCTATGGGTTCTTAACTGGTCTGTTTGGTTTGGGACCCGGTCCTGGAAAATCGTTGTAAACTTGACATACAATATATTTGCATACGAGAAATGGATGGATGGCAGGTAATTGCACGAAATATGTTTCCCAGCAACCTTTTTAAATGCATTACTTTTCTTTGGCGCTATGTCAAAACGCTCAAGAAGGAAGAGATTGAAATTGATTGCCATGGCTGGAGCGCAGGAAGCCGGCATTGCCGCAGATTCAGATAACAACGCCAAGCACGATGCGCGCGGGGAAGCTGCGCCCCGGAAGCCGTCGTCTAATGCTCACCCGAAAATTGCCAATTGGTATTTCAAATATAACAAGCAATTGCTGGTAATCCCTGTCCTGCTCTTGTTGCTTTCCATTGTCCAGATTGGCATGCAGACAGCCACAACAGGGGATTTCATACAGAAAGGCATCTCACTGAAAGGGGGCATAACAATAACAGTGCCGTCAGATATGGAAATTGACTTGGATTCTCTGCAAGGCAAAATAACTTCTGAGTTTCAAAATGTTGATCTTTCCATTCGCAGACTTGAATCTGCCAATAGCTTGGTAGGCTATGTGATAGATGCTGACCTGCAGGAAACTGAAGAGGTAGATAGGCTGGTGAACATTGTTGAGATGGAGACCAGAATAAAACGGGCAAATTACGGCCTTGAAACAGTGCAGCCGAGCCTTGGCGAGAGTTTCTTCAAGGAAGCAGGACGGGCAATACTTTTCGCATTCCTGCTGATGTCAATTGTAGTCTTCATTGCCTTCAGGACGATAATCCCGAGTTTTGCTGTCATAATTTCAGTGTTTGCAGACATGGTAATGACCCTTGCAGCTGTCAATTTGCTGGAAGTGAAGATTTCCACAGGTGGAATTGCTGCATTCCTTATGCTGATTGGCTATTCTGTTGACACTGATATCCTGCTTTCATCCAGGGTGCTCAGGAACCAGGAAACAAGCCTGATGGATAGGATAATGAGTTCCTTCAAGACTGGAATGACTATGGTGGCGACAACTGTCACAGCTGCCACAATTGCATTCCTTTTTTCCGAATCTGAAACAATCAGGCAGATTATGCTTATCATAATAATTGGCATGGTGGCAGATGTCTTCAACACATGGATAACGAATACAGCCATACTCAAATGGTATGTTGAAAGAAAGGCGGCGAGGAAACATGGGCAAGGTTAAGGCCATCCTGACAAACTTCAGGGTCATTATCCTGATGATTTGCATTGTTCTTGCAGTCCTGGCAATCAGGCCAACCCCCTGGAATGAAGGGGTCATGATCAGGAGTGTGGCCCTTAATAGTTCAGCCAGCCTGGCAGGGATGGTTAGCCCCGTGGCAACGCAGAGCCTGATGAGCAGGGAGAGGATTATTGAAATTAATGGGGCGCCAATCAAGAATACTGGCGATTATTATTCTTTCATTGAAAAACTTCAGCCAAACAGGACTTATACCTTTAAAACCGACAAGGGGCTTTACAGGCTCTATTCAAAGACGGGCCTTGATGGGAATGCAGAGGACATTGGCTTGAGGGTTTCTGAAGCGCCGACCACCAACATCAGGAAAGGGCTTGACCTTCAGGGTGGCATAAGGGTGCTGCTCCAGCCTGAAAAGCCGGTAAGCGTAAGTGATATGGGCATCTTGCTTGAAAATATGGCGCAAAGGCTGAATGTTTATGGCCTCTCAGATATTGTTGTCAAGGAAGCCAAAGACCTTTCTGGAAACCAGTATGTTACTGTTGAGATTGCAGGTGTTAATGAAGAGGAAGTCAAGGACCTCATAGCCAAGCAGGGAAAATTTGAGGCTTTTATCGGCAACACAACTGTTTTCAGGGGCGGAAAAAATGATATAACTTATGTATGCAGGACTGCTGATTGCTCAGGCATTGACCCAAATGTTGGCTGCAGCGTCGCCCAGGACAACCTGTGGTATTGCAGGTTCAGGTTTTCCATTACACTTGCGCCCGAAGCTGCTGATAGGCAGGCGGCTGCAACAGGGGACCTCCAAGTTGTCCAGGGCCAGGGAGATGATAATTACCTCAGCGAGCCTTTGCTTCTCTACCTGGATAACAAAGAAGTTGACAGGCTGAACATAGGCGCTGAACTGAAAGGGCAGGCCGTGACAAGCGTGGCAGTGTCTGGCAGCGGCCTGGGAAAAACACAGGAAGAAGCTGTGGCGGACAGCCTGAAAAACATGAAAAAGCTTCAGACCGTGATGATTACCGGCAGCCTGCCTGTCCAGCTCAACATTGTCAAGACCGATTCAATTTCTCCTATTTTGGGAGAGCAGTTCATCAGGAATTCATGGATCATCGCTATTGCTTCAATGATTGCAGTTTCTCTTGTGATATTTATCAAGTACAGAAAATGGAAAATCAGCGTGCCCGTGATAATAACAATGCTGGCAGAGATTACCTGCCTGTTGGGGATAGCGGCGATAATTGGCTGGAATATAGACATAGCGGCCATCGCCGGAATCATAGTCACAATTGGAACAGGCGTAAATGACCAGATTGTCATAACGGACGAGACCTTGAGTGGGAGAAGGGAGCAGAAAGGCAGCTGGAAGAACATGATGAAACGGGCATTTTTCATTATTTTCGCGGCATTCTTCACAAATGTTGTGGCAATGCTGCCGCTTTGGTTTGCAGGCGCTGGCCTGCTCAAGGGATTTGCTGTCACAACAATCCTGGGCATTACGGTTGGCGTCTTGGTTACAAGGCCGGCTTATGCGCAGATTGTTGGGATGCTGGTGGAGAATGAGCCTGATTCAACACCCAGGAGATTCAAATGAAAACTCATTGGTGGGCAATTGCCCTCACTGTAATAACAACGCTTTTCACATCCACAGCCCAGGTTTTTTACAAGTTCGGGGCAGAAAAGCTGGAATGGAATTTCTTTGCCCTTATTACGAACTATGAGCTCATCATAGGAGCGGCACTTTACGCATTGGGCGCTGCCATATTGATTGTTGCGCTGAAGGGCGGAGAGGTGACTGTGGTATATCCAATTATTGCCACGAGCTATATCTGGGTGACTATTCTCTCCAACCGGATTTTTGATGAGACAATTAATATCTACAAATGGATAGGTGTTGGACTGATAATAGTGGGCATTACTGTTATCCAGTTCGGCAGCCGTGGGCATGATAGCAATGGGGTGGAAGCTTGACCACAGAATTGGGCGCAATTGGCCTTGCCCTGTTCGGGATAGCTGTTGGCGCATGGGGGCCGATGTTCATGAAAAAAGCCTCGTCTGAAATACACAGGGATTTCAAGAGCATACTCAGGAGTAAAAACCTGCTCTATGGCGTCTTGATTTACGGCATTGCGACCCTGATATTCATCCCGGCGCTGAAAGGCAGTGACCTGTCGGTTATTTATCCACTTGTTGCGACAAGCTACATATGGGTAAGCCTGATTTCAGTAAAATTTTTAGGGGAGAAGATGAACCTTTACAAGTGGCTTGGCATACTGGTGATTATTGCCGGCGTGGCTTTCATAGGTTATGGCAGCAGCTTGCCAAGTTAAATAAGGGATAGATGAATATAAGTATTGCAAAAATTGAACTTTGGAAAAGTTGAAGGTATTGCATAAAATGGCAAAAAAAAGGACTATTGTGCTTTCATTGGGTGGATCCATCATAGCACCCGACGCAGTGCACGTCGAGTTCTTGAAAAAATTCAGGGGATTGATCTTGGATTTTGTAAAAAAAGGAAACCGCGCAATAATTGTCTGCGGCGGAGGCGGGACAAACCGCACATACAACCATGCTGTGCTTAAAATAACAAGGCCAAGCCATGCTGATTTGGACTGGCTTGGGATAGCTGCAACCAAGCTGAATGCTGAGCTTGTCAGGGTGATGTTCGGCCCGGCAGCCTTTGAGAAGGTAATTGATAATCCCACAGGCAAGATAGCCACAGCGAAAAAGATTATTGTGGCCTCAGGATGGAAGCCGGGATGGTCAAGCGATTATGATGCGGTTCTCATGGCTGTTAATTTCAAGTCACGCGAAGTAATCAATCTGACTAATATCGACCATGTGCACAATAAGGACCCAAACAAATTCAGGGATGCTGTCAAGCTGGAAACCCTCACATGGGACCAGTATCTTGCGATAGTCGGCAAAAAATGGCAGCCACGAATGTCCGTGCCTTTTGACCCAACAGCATCCAAGCTGGCAAAGAGTAAAAAAATTTCTGTTAGGATCGTAAACGGCACCAAGCTCCAGAACATCAAAAAACTTCTTGCTGATAAGAAAGTGATTGGGACCCTTATCAAATGATAAATTTTATTTGCAGGATGATTTTTTCTTAATTGTGCCCAGATATCAGTAATGAAACTAGATATAATTCTAGATATAATCCTTTATCTCATGCCGCCACTGCTCATGCACAAGCCACAATATCAAGATGATTGCGTCTATGCCAGCAGCTACATCGCCTGGAAATGGAGCCGGGCAAAACCATAAAGGGACTGTGGGGATAATGTTAAGATAGCCATCTGCGCTTATAGAGCAGTCCAGCAGTATATGCATAAACCAGCCAAAAGCAACAGCCATGAAGAACATGACAATGGCGTTTTTTGGCACAATCCACCTGAATACCTTGTATTCCTGCTTTTTAATCATGAAAAAAGCAAGTCCGGCCAGGAAGATCAGGATAAACCAAAGCATTGAATGGGTGAATAGCCTATGGAAATTATAGCTTGTCCCAAATATGAAATTAAATGCCCAGCTTAGGGGTATATCTGCATCCGGCAAAAGCCCGGCTATGCCGGCTATGAGCACATACCACATCGAGAACTTCTTTTTTGCAACATAGTCCCGGTACATGTCAGCTATTATGATGGTAAGTATCACATGGGTTACGGCATATGGCATGGCCTTATTTCGTGAGTTGACTTATATATAATTTTCTGTAATTTGCACCAATGGCAAATTTTATATAATTGTATACCGATGGCTATATTATGCCCTTTGCTGATTTTGACAAGAAATTGAAGGACCTGAACAGGCTGAAGCAGATTCTCGAAGTGCTAATCAGGAACGAAATGGGGTATTTTGTGGAAATCCTCAGGCTCAAGAAATTCCTGCCCCTTAGCCGTACCATGGATGCCAAGAAATTCATTCGTACAGACACGCAGCCAATGAGGGTCGTCAGGATTGTGGAGCAGCTCGGGGGAGGATTCATCAAGCTCGGCCAGCTTTTGAGCATCCGGCCCGACCTTGTGCCCCTTGAATATGCCAATGCCTTCACAACGCTGCAGGACCATGTGCCTGCCTTTCCCTACACAAAAGTCAAGCAGATAGTCGAGACTGAGCTCCACGGCACCCTTAAGGAATTGTTCATGAGTTTTGACCCCATGCCTATAGCTGCTGCGTCCATTGGCCAGGTCCATCTTGCAAAGCTCAAGAATGGGAAGCGTGTTGCAGTTAAGGTTCAAAGGCCCGACATTGAGAGGATATTCAGGTCAGATATCGATATTATGTACCTGTTCGTGCACCTCATGCAAAAATACCATGACCAAAATGTCGTTGACCCCAAAGAGATTGTTGAGGAGTTTGAGGACTATACGCTCAAGGAGCTCAATTATGTCAATGAGGCCAAGAACATAGATGCATTCCATGTCAAGCTCAAGGATTCCACTTCTGCAAAAGTGCCGAAAGTATACTGGGACATGACAACTGAGAAGGTCCTGACCATGGAATACCTTGAGGGAAGAAAGCTTTCCGAGCTTATCAAATCCAAAAAAATGCTCAATAGGAAGCTTATAGCAAGAAATATTGTCGACTCCATACTAAACCAGGTTTTTGTGAATGGCGTTTTTCATGCTGACCCCCATCCCGGCAACATATTGGTGACGCCAAATTATACGATTGCCTGGCTTGACTTTGGGATTGTTGGCTATTTTGATGATGAATTGCGGGAAAAAGTCACAGACCTTTTCATCGCATCAATCCAAGGTGATACAGATGCATTGGCAACCAGCCTTCTGAGCCTTGGGGCGCTTGATGAAGGAGTGGATATGGAGATATTCAAGGCTGACCTGAAAAAGAACATGGAAAGATTCTACAGCATACCTGTAAAGGAAATCAGGCTCGGGGACTTGTTCGAGGAGATAATTTCGCTCAGCAAAAAGCATGGCCTGAAGCTGCCAAAGAATTTTGTCCTTCTGGGCAAGACAATAATCACTACGCAGGGCGTGGCGGCAGAGCTTGACCCTGACTTTAACCTTGTCCTCAGCGCAAAGCCATTTGTTGAAAAACTGGTTAAGCAAAGGAACAGTCCAAGGCAGGTTTTTACCAGGCTCATAAAG from Candidatus Woesearchaeota archaeon harbors:
- a CDS encoding EamA family transporter, with the translated sequence MKTHWWAIALTVITTLFTSTAQVFYKFGAEKLEWNFFALITNYELIIGAALYALGAAILIVALKGGEVTVVYPIIATSYIWVTILSNRIFDETINIYKWIGVGLIIVGITVIQFGSRGHDSNGVEA
- a CDS encoding CTP synthase, translated to MTAEELLRSIAKKTEESEYYTPVPDNYRPGRTKYIVVTGSVMSGLGKGIFSASLGKLLQDSGYACSPIKFDGYLNVDAGTLNPYRHGEVFVLDDGTESDMDLGTYERFLDKNISKDNYLTGGKIFSSVLSKERGGKYLGRDVQFIPHVTGEIKGFLRELALKTKADIILVEVGGTVGDIENQYFIEAMRQLAYEESRENVCFVNVTYIIKPEFLGEQKSKPAQMGIKQLMELGIQPDIIACRSTQPVTTKVREKISVYSNVPLRNVVSVHDKDSIYTVPSMLKEAEIDKIVCERLGLKNGKKPESKEWQEFVRNIVGPKKTIVIGMTGKYTGLRDSYASILQSLEHAGAKLKTDIKIKWIETTDIESGKLDVKDAMEGVSGVIVPGGFGKRGTEGKIACVKYLRENKIPYLGLCFGFQMALIEFARDVCGFKDANSTEIEPDCRHKVIDILPEQKKIEGLGGNMRLGGRVIEVKKGTMAHRLYGSLKVRERFRHRYECNPEYIEAFEKKGIVFSGKAPDYPIMQIMELPGHPFFLGTQFHPEFTSRPLRPNPLYVGFVEAAIKKSQMNKK
- a CDS encoding MMPL family transporter; this translates as MSKRSRRKRLKLIAMAGAQEAGIAADSDNNAKHDARGEAAPRKPSSNAHPKIANWYFKYNKQLLVIPVLLLLLSIVQIGMQTATTGDFIQKGISLKGGITITVPSDMEIDLDSLQGKITSEFQNVDLSIRRLESANSLVGYVIDADLQETEEVDRLVNIVEMETRIKRANYGLETVQPSLGESFFKEAGRAILFAFLLMSIVVFIAFRTIIPSFAVIISVFADMVMTLAAVNLLEVKISTGGIAAFLMLIGYSVDTDILLSSRVLRNQETSLMDRIMSSFKTGMTMVATTVTAATIAFLFSESETIRQIMLIIIIGMVADVFNTWITNTAILKWYVERKAARKHGQG
- a CDS encoding AarF/ABC1/UbiB kinase family protein; its protein translation is MPFADFDKKLKDLNRLKQILEVLIRNEMGYFVEILRLKKFLPLSRTMDAKKFIRTDTQPMRVVRIVEQLGGGFIKLGQLLSIRPDLVPLEYANAFTTLQDHVPAFPYTKVKQIVETELHGTLKELFMSFDPMPIAAASIGQVHLAKLKNGKRVAVKVQRPDIERIFRSDIDIMYLFVHLMQKYHDQNVVDPKEIVEEFEDYTLKELNYVNEAKNIDAFHVKLKDSTSAKVPKVYWDMTTEKVLTMEYLEGRKLSELIKSKKMLNRKLIARNIVDSILNQVFVNGVFHADPHPGNILVTPNYTIAWLDFGIVGYFDDELREKVTDLFIASIQGDTDALATSLLSLGALDEGVDMEIFKADLKKNMERFYSIPVKEIRLGDLFEEIISLSKKHGLKLPKNFVLLGKTIITTQGVAAELDPDFNLVLSAKPFVEKLVKQRNSPRQVFTRLIKSTRQFKQFISDVPKQTNELLLRVRQVEKMGEKIDTDLKTLSSEMDKSSNRVALGILITAFLISSSLILNFEQPDFMGFPVFSLAGYLIAFFLFFVLTVSIARERI
- a CDS encoding UMP kinase, translating into MAKKRTIVLSLGGSIIAPDAVHVEFLKKFRGLILDFVKKGNRAIIVCGGGGTNRTYNHAVLKITRPSHADLDWLGIAATKLNAELVRVMFGPAAFEKVIDNPTGKIATAKKIIVASGWKPGWSSDYDAVLMAVNFKSREVINLTNIDHVHNKDPNKFRDAVKLETLTWDQYLAIVGKKWQPRMSVPFDPTASKLAKSKKISVRIVNGTKLQNIKKLLADKKVIGTLIK
- a CDS encoding EamA family transporter, whose translation is MTTELGAIGLALFGIAVGAWGPMFMKKASSEIHRDFKSILRSKNLLYGVLIYGIATLIFIPALKGSDLSVIYPLVATSYIWVSLISVKFLGEKMNLYKWLGILVIIAGVAFIGYGSSLPS
- a CDS encoding metal-dependent hydrolase — encoded protein: MPYAVTHVILTIIIADMYRDYVAKKKFSMWYVLIAGIAGLLPDADIPLSWAFNFIFGTSYNFHRLFTHSMLWFILIFLAGLAFFMIKKQEYKVFRWIVPKNAIVMFFMAVAFGWFMHILLDCSISADGYLNIIPTVPLWFCPAPFPGDVAAGIDAIILILWLVHEQWRHEIKDYI